A window from Bacteroidota bacterium encodes these proteins:
- the wecB gene encoding UDP-N-acetylglucosamine 2-epimerase (non-hydrolyzing), producing MKILTIIGARPQFIKAAALSRAIRNKFSDKIKEVIVHTGQHYDDNMSKVFFDEMEIPKEDYNLSVGSSSHGKQTATMIAGIEDLLLKEKPDCVVLYGDTNSTLAGAVAASKIHVPVVHIEAGLRSFNKSMPEEINRIVCDHCSTLLFSPTKMGYINLLKEGFPEFNQRPFTADNPKIYHCGDIMYDNALYFSQLAEKKSDILKQYELTANNYILATIHRDNNTDNPERFASIFLALNTISKKNKLKIVLPLHPRTSKALQSNLRKEVYDAMRSNPNFVLMPPASFLEMIVLEKNCMLVCTDSGGVQKESFFFKKPCIILRPETEWIELVESGTAILTDVDEQKILFAFTQFRNKKDLVFPPLFGNGHASEFICEEIVKNFSKS from the coding sequence ATTAAAATTCTCACCATCATCGGAGCTCGTCCACAGTTCATAAAAGCTGCAGCGCTGAGTCGTGCCATACGAAATAAATTTTCTGATAAGATAAAGGAAGTGATTGTGCACACCGGTCAGCACTATGACGATAATATGTCAAAGGTGTTTTTTGATGAAATGGAAATTCCAAAAGAAGATTATAATCTTTCGGTCGGCTCCTCTTCTCACGGAAAACAGACAGCTACTATGATTGCAGGCATTGAAGATCTATTGTTGAAAGAAAAACCTGATTGTGTGGTGTTATATGGTGATACAAATTCCACTTTAGCCGGAGCAGTAGCGGCTTCAAAGATTCATGTTCCGGTAGTACATATTGAAGCGGGGCTGCGCTCCTTCAACAAATCCATGCCCGAAGAAATTAACCGCATCGTTTGCGACCACTGCTCTACCCTTCTCTTTTCTCCTACAAAAATGGGTTACATAAATCTTCTTAAGGAAGGATTCCCGGAATTCAACCAGCGCCCGTTCACGGCAGATAATCCGAAAATTTATCACTGCGGAGACATCATGTATGACAACGCATTGTATTTTTCCCAACTGGCAGAAAAGAAATCTGATATTCTCAAACAGTATGAACTGACTGCGAACAATTATATTCTCGCCACTATTCACCGCGATAACAATACAGACAACCCCGAACGGTTCGCTTCCATTTTTCTTGCGCTGAATACGATTTCGAAAAAAAACAAACTGAAGATTGTTCTTCCGCTTCACCCGAGAACTTCCAAAGCGCTGCAAAGCAATCTGCGGAAAGAAGTGTATGATGCCATGCGCTCCAATCCGAATTTTGTGCTGATGCCTCCCGCTTCTTTCCTTGAAATGATTGTGCTGGAAAAAAATTGCATGCTCGTTTGCACCGATTCAGGAGGAGTTCAGAAAGAATCGTTCTTCTTTAAAAAACCCTGCATCATTCTGCGCCCGGAAACAGAATGGATTGAACTTGTGGAAAGCGGCACCGCCATCCTTACGGATGTTGACGAGCAAAAAATTCTATTTGCATTTACACAGTTCAGAAATAAAAAGGACCTCGTTTTCCCACCCCTATTCGGGAACGGTCATGCATCCGAATTCATCTGCGAAGAAATCGTGAAGAATTTTTCTAAAAGTTAA